One window from the genome of Nicotiana tomentosiformis chromosome 5, ASM39032v3, whole genome shotgun sequence encodes:
- the LOC104098453 gene encoding uncharacterized protein: MAGIAIVLDLLRKNPSFTGQTLNSYGAFSAKVAASAAAAAASSVAATYPFAARAFFGNGAAGVSFCDAGTGFSEDYISSIPSESIINFQYESLKHSTKQYNIELKPLFSAFMWRNLALTSLRSFLLFYLPLLEPRANMEDEDDEDFLQDTEEDRRVDLVTPFKKSVKQIGRETAVVTTRRVLERLAVHYVSQRVAWKLLKDVPKSAARKAQRGMPSVTYFCSVTRTTCRGHFLGVLASWFVQVGIDIWRFFKSKQDDDMLEGSEKVQILGRKIYIASVRCGASLVFASIGAGIGAMMFRPTTGQWIGCAIGDVAGPVIVAFCFDKVLHIEL; encoded by the exons ATGGCGGGAATAGCAATAGTATTGGATCTACTGAGGAAAAATCCAAGCTTTACTGGTCAAACTCTTAATTCTTATGGCGCTTTCTCAGCCAAAGTTGCTGCCtcagctgctgctgctgctgcttctTCTGTTGCTGCCACTTACCCTTTTGCTGCTAGGGCTTTTTTTGG TAATGGTGCAGCAGGAGTTTCATTTTGCGATGCTGGCACGGGATTTTCTGAAGATTATATTTCTAGTATACCGAGTGAATCAATAATTAACTTTCAGTATGAGTCGTTGAAGCACAGTACCAAACAATACAACATTGAGTTAAAACCTTTATTCTCAGCATTTATGTGGAGGAATCTTGCACTGACTTCCTTGAGATCTTTCCTACTATTTTATTTACCTCTTCTGGAGCCCCGTGCTAACATGGAGGATGAGGATGATGAGGATTTCCTACAGGATACTGAGGAAGATCGCCGTGTTGATTTGGTGACTCCATTCAAGAAATCAGTGAAACAGATTGGTCGTGAG ACTGCTGTTGTAACTACGAGACGTGTCCTGGAAAGATTAGCTGTCCACTATGTTTCACAGCGCGTGGCATGGAAGCTTCTAAAAG ATGTTCCCAAGTCAGCTGCACGCAAGGCTCAAAGGGGAATGCCAAGTGTGACCTATTTTTGCAGTGTCACAAGAACAACTTGCAGAG GTCATTTTCTGGGAGTTTTGGCGTCATGGTTTGTGCAAGTTGGCATTGATATCTGGCGATTTTTCAAATCTAAACAAGATGATGACATGCTTGAGGGATCAGAAAAAGTTCAGATTCTAGGAAGGAAGATTTACATTGCTAGTGTCAGATGTGGTGCATCTCTTGTTTTCGCTTCTATAGGGGCAGGGATAGGAGCAATGATGTTTCGCCCTACAACTGGCCAGTGGATTG GATGCGCAATTGGGGATGTGGCTGGCCCGGTCATAGTAGCTTTTTGCTTTGACAAAGTTCTTCACATAGAACTGTGA
- the LOC104098452 gene encoding sodium/hydrogen exchanger 6-like: protein MEDHLQISPAGAKASPGKEQQAAGVGILLQIMMLVLSFVLGHVLRRHRFYYIPEASASLLIGLIVGGLANVSNTETSIRAWFNFHEEFFFLFLLPPIIFQSGFSLSPKPFFSNFGAIITFAILGTFIASIVTGILVYLGGVTYLMYKLPFVECLMFGALISASDPVTVLSIFQELGTDVNLYALVFGESVLNDAMAISLYRTMSLVRSNMSTGQNYFMITVRFFETFMGSLSAGVGVGFVSALLFKYAGLDIDNLQNLESCLFVLFPYFSYMLAEGLGLSGIVSILFTGVVMKRYTYSNLSESSQRFVSAFFHLISSLAETFVFIYMGFDIAMEKHSWSHVGFIFFSILFIVIARAANVFGCAYLVNLVRPPHRKIPANHQKALWYSGLRGAMAFALALQSVHDLPEGHGQTIFTATTAIVVLTVLIIGGSTGTMLEALEVVGDGHAGSLGETFEGNNGYIAPSYSDESYDGESSSGNRFRMKLKEFHKSTTSFSALDKNYLTPFFTTQGGDEDEDEPIMHSSRRGVYDGHN from the exons ATGGAGGATCATCTTCAGATATCTCCGGCCGGGGCAAAAGCAAGTCCAGGGAAAGAGCAACAAGCCGCTGGAGTAGGCATACTTCTTCAGATCATGATGCTTGTGCTCTCATTTGTGCTTGGTCATGTCCTTCGTCGTCATCGCTTTTATTATATTCCTGAAGCCAGTGCCTCTCTTTTAATTG GTTTGATTGTAGGAGGATTGGCTAATGTATCAAATACAGAAACAAGCATTAG GGCATGGTTTAACTTCCATGAAgagtttttctttctctttttattgCCACCGATCATATT TCAGTCAGGATTTAGTCTATCACCT AAACCGTTCTTCTCAAACTTTGGAGCAATTATCACTTTTGCTATTTTAGGAACTTTCATTGCTTCTATTGTCACAGGCATTCTGGT TTACCTTGGTGGAGTTACGTATCTCATGTACAAACTTCCATTTGTCGAGTGTCTGATGTTTGGTGCTCTTATATCGGCAAGTGATCCTGTCACTGTTCTGTCTATTTTCCAG GAGCTTGGCACAGACGTGAACCTATATGCTTTAGTGTTTGGGGAATCTGTTTTAAATGATGCA ATGGCAATTTCGTTGTACAG GACAATGTCATTGGTGAGAAGCAACATGTCAACTGGTCAAAATTACTTCATGATAACTGTCCGTTTTTTTGAAACTTTTATGGGCTCCTTGTCAGCTG GTGTTGGAGTTGGATTTGTTTCTGCTTTG CTTTTTAAATATGCTGGCTTGGATATTGACAA TCTTCAGAACTTGGAGAGCTGTTTGTTTGTCCTCTTTCCATATTTCTC ATATATGCTAGCAGAAGGACTTGGTCTCTCTGGCATAGTGTCTATTTTGTTCACTGGAGTC GTTATGAAGCGCTATACGTACTCAAATCTATCAGAAAGTTCACAGCGATTTGTGTCGGCATTCTTTCATCTGATATCATCATTGGCTGAAACCTTTGT ATTTATATATATGGGATTTGATATCGCAATGGAAAAACATAGCTGGTCCCATGTTGGatttatttttttctcaatt TTGTTCATTGTGATTGCAAG GGCTGCCAATGTGTTTGGTTGTGCATATTTGGTGAATCTGGTACGACCTCCACACCGGAAGATACCAGCAAACCATCAAAAAGCACTCTGGTACAGTG GTCTTCGAGGCGCGATGGCTTTTGCCCTTGCTTTGCAGTCAGTCCATGATCTTCCTGAAGGACACGGTCAGACAATATTCACTGCTACCACTGCCATTGTTGTATTAACG GTTTTGATTATTGGAGGATCAACAGGAACCATGTTAGAAGCCTTGGAAGTTGTGGGTGATGGTCATGCTGGCTCCTTGGGTGAA ACCTTTGAGGGGAACAATGGATATATAGCTCCTTCTTATAGTGATGAATCTTATGATGGTGAATCGTCATCAGGGAACAGGTTCAGGATGAAACTTAAGGAGTTCCACAAAAG CACGACTTCATTTTCAGCACTGGACAAGAACTACCTCACTCCATTCTTTACTACTCAAGGTGGAGATGAAGATGAAG ATGAGCCAATTATGCACAGCTCCAGAAGAGGTGTTTATGATGGCCACAACTGA